The uncultured Flavobacterium sp. genome includes a window with the following:
- the mdh gene encoding malate dehydrogenase encodes MKVTIVGAGNVGATCADVISYRGIASEVVLLDIKEGFAEGKALDIMQCATNTGFNTKVSGVTNDYSKTAGSDVVVITSGIPRKPGMTREELIGINAGIVKTVAENVLKHSPNTIIVVVSNPMDTMTYLALKATGLPKNRIIGMGGALDSSRFRTYLSLALDKPANDISAMVIGGHGDTTMIPLTRLASYNGIPVTEFLSEEALQKVAADTMVGGATLTGLLGTSAWYAPGASVAYLVDSILNDQKKMIACSVFVEGEYGQNDICIGVPCIIGKNGVEEILDIKLNDQEKALFAKSADAVRSMNDALKSILV; translated from the coding sequence ATGAAAGTTACTATTGTGGGAGCAGGAAATGTTGGAGCTACATGTGCAGATGTTATTTCTTATAGAGGAATTGCAAGCGAAGTAGTATTGTTGGATATTAAAGAAGGTTTTGCCGAAGGGAAAGCGTTGGATATTATGCAATGTGCAACAAATACAGGTTTTAATACCAAAGTGTCTGGTGTAACCAATGATTATTCTAAAACTGCCGGAAGTGATGTAGTGGTTATTACATCAGGAATTCCAAGAAAACCAGGAATGACTCGTGAAGAATTAATAGGTATAAATGCAGGGATTGTAAAAACAGTTGCTGAAAATGTATTGAAACATTCTCCAAATACTATAATAGTGGTAGTTTCTAACCCAATGGATACTATGACATATTTAGCTTTAAAAGCTACAGGATTACCAAAAAACAGAATTATAGGTATGGGCGGAGCTTTAGATAGTTCTCGTTTTAGAACCTATCTTTCTTTGGCTCTTGATAAACCTGCAAATGATATCTCGGCAATGGTTATTGGCGGACATGGTGATACAACTATGATTCCTTTAACACGTTTGGCATCATATAACGGAATTCCGGTAACAGAATTTCTTTCTGAAGAAGCTTTACAAAAAGTAGCTGCAGATACTATGGTAGGAGGAGCAACTCTTACAGGTCTTTTAGGGACATCAGCTTGGTATGCGCCAGGAGCTTCTGTTGCTTATTTGGTTGACAGTATCCTGAATGATCAAAAGAAAATGATTGCTTGTTCAGTTTTTGTAGAAGGAGAGTACGGACAAAATGATATATGTATAGGAGTGCCTTGTATTATAGGTAAAAACGGAGTAGAAGAAATTTTAGACATCAAATTAAACGATCAGGAAAAAGCATTATTTGCTAAAAGTGCTGATGCAGTTCGTAGCATGAATGATGCGCTGAAATCGATTTTAGTATAA